The Microbacterium paraoxydans genome includes a window with the following:
- the otsB gene encoding trehalose-phosphatase: protein MTRPWIPGTADADLTALATTPRLVVALDFDGTASPLVVDPMAARALPEVAVQMNRLAAMPDTVVAYVSGRSMHDLREITEHTDDSVVVLAGSHGAQYWFPGEGAADAPGDATETGAREELWAAAQPIIDRYEGAELEPKTFGMGVHTRRADRDTEEKVFAEIDALVAERFPHWRRRAGHRVLEFSSRNEGKDAAMIALRERFDATGILFAGDDVTDEDAMRVLQEGDLGVRVGPGESAATLRVDSPQQIAALLETLANERAVAQE from the coding sequence GTGACGCGCCCCTGGATCCCCGGAACCGCCGACGCCGACCTCACCGCCCTCGCGACGACGCCGCGCCTGGTGGTCGCCCTCGACTTCGACGGCACCGCCTCCCCGCTCGTCGTGGACCCCATGGCCGCGCGGGCGCTTCCCGAGGTGGCCGTGCAGATGAATCGCCTCGCTGCGATGCCCGACACCGTGGTCGCCTACGTCTCCGGGCGCAGCATGCACGACCTCCGGGAGATCACCGAGCACACCGACGACTCCGTCGTGGTGCTCGCCGGCTCCCACGGCGCGCAGTACTGGTTCCCCGGCGAGGGGGCCGCCGACGCGCCGGGCGATGCGACCGAGACCGGGGCGCGGGAGGAGCTGTGGGCGGCCGCGCAGCCGATCATCGACCGCTACGAGGGGGCGGAGCTGGAGCCCAAGACCTTCGGCATGGGCGTGCACACCCGCCGCGCGGACCGGGACACCGAGGAGAAGGTCTTCGCCGAGATCGACGCCCTCGTCGCCGAACGCTTCCCGCACTGGCGGCGGCGCGCCGGTCACCGGGTGCTGGAGTTCTCGTCGCGGAACGAGGGCAAGGACGCCGCGATGATCGCCCTCCGGGAGCGCTTCGACGCGACGGGCATCCTCTTCGCCGGCGACGACGTGACCGACGAGGATGCGATGCGCGTGCTGCAGGAGGGCGACCTCGGCGTGCGCGTCGGACCAGGGGAGAGCGCCGCGACCCTCCGTGTGGACTCCCCACAACAGATCGCCGCGCTTCTGGAGACGCTCGCGAACGAGAGGGCCGTCGCGCAGGAATAG